A window from Vulcanimicrobium alpinum encodes these proteins:
- the phnD gene encoding phosphate/phosphite/phosphonate ABC transporter substrate-binding protein: MTASRRSFLSAGGAAALTVALGRRAMAAEDLRIGFIPEVATTPESIAAKQPWVDYLQQRLKRNVKLIIPTNYAATVEALGNGSLDVANFGALTYLKAQARYGAKPLVQRNEDRHFHSLFITGDPKIATLKDLKGKTFAFGDVNSTSGHLIPAQELIAAGIDPDKDLTARFSGNHTNTAIAVASGQVAAGALDETVYRKLVDDKTIDPAKARVFVTSHEFIDYVWAARKDLDAATVDAVTRAFLDLKDPKVLAVVRATGFVAANDKEYDADRVVAKRLGLL, from the coding sequence GTGACCGCATCTCGCCGTTCGTTCCTCTCCGCCGGCGGCGCCGCAGCGCTCACGGTCGCGCTCGGGCGCCGCGCCATGGCGGCCGAAGACCTGCGCATCGGATTCATCCCCGAAGTCGCGACGACGCCGGAGTCGATCGCGGCGAAACAGCCGTGGGTCGACTACCTGCAGCAGCGGCTCAAACGCAACGTCAAGCTGATCATCCCCACGAACTACGCGGCGACCGTCGAAGCGCTCGGGAACGGCTCGCTCGACGTCGCCAACTTCGGCGCGCTCACCTATCTCAAAGCGCAGGCGCGCTACGGCGCCAAGCCGCTCGTGCAGCGCAACGAGGACCGGCACTTCCACTCGCTGTTCATCACCGGCGATCCGAAGATCGCGACGCTCAAGGATCTCAAGGGCAAGACGTTCGCGTTCGGCGACGTCAACTCGACCTCGGGCCACTTGATCCCCGCGCAGGAGCTGATCGCGGCCGGCATCGATCCCGACAAAGATCTCACCGCGCGCTTCTCCGGAAACCACACCAACACCGCGATCGCCGTGGCGTCCGGGCAGGTCGCCGCCGGAGCGCTCGACGAGACCGTCTACCGCAAGCTCGTCGACGACAAGACGATCGATCCCGCCAAGGCGCGCGTGTTCGTCACCAGCCACGAGTTCATCGACTACGTGTGGGCGGCGCGCAAAGACCTCGACGCGGCGACCGTCGACGCGGTGACGCGCGCATTCCTCGACCTGAAAGATCCCAAAGTGCTCGCGGTCGTGCGAGCGACCGGCTTCGTCGCCGCCAACGACAAGGAATACGACGCCGACCGCGTCGTCGCGAAGCGCCTCGGCCTGTTGTAG
- a CDS encoding NADPH-dependent assimilatory sulfite reductase hemoprotein subunit, giving the protein MSKVNVEALKAQSRGLRGSIAPELDDPASARVSDESAALLKFHGTYQQEDRDERKAARDGGAEKPWSFMVRVKATGGRVPAPLWSAVDDLAERHGNGTIRVTTRQGLQLHGVRKPDLKPVIADIVANLGSTLATCGDVVRNVVAPAWPYAHPAYAAARDAAAAISAEFAPRTGAYLEIWQDGQAVHEAGGEDEPIYGATYLPRKFKIAVTVPGDNSVDLYTNDVGVVPVFADDGTLVAYNLAAGGGLGMTHGKTTTFPRLADHLGLVAPERLLDAVRAIVVVQRDYGDRTDRKHARLKYLIADRGLGWFRSEVEREAGFALQPWRELPAWDDPAKFGWHAQGEGGWFLGLYVASGRIKDEGERRLKSALRAIADRGYDLVATPGQQVLVVDVPAGERETIDALLQEHGVEPPLSVPALRTRALACPALPTCGLALAESERALPAILAAIEAELAAAGLPGETIAIRMTGCPNGCTRPYMAEIGIVGQSADRYQLYLGGSPASTRLAKPWREKVRSWEIAPLLAPLFVAFRNDRRVGESFGDWAARDVLAEVVL; this is encoded by the coding sequence GTGAGCAAGGTCAACGTCGAAGCGCTCAAGGCGCAGAGCCGCGGCTTGCGCGGCAGCATCGCGCCGGAGCTCGACGATCCCGCCTCCGCGCGCGTCAGCGACGAATCCGCCGCGCTGCTGAAGTTTCACGGCACGTACCAGCAAGAGGATCGCGACGAGCGCAAAGCCGCGCGCGACGGGGGCGCTGAGAAACCGTGGTCGTTCATGGTGCGCGTGAAAGCGACCGGCGGCCGCGTGCCGGCACCGCTGTGGAGCGCGGTCGACGACCTCGCCGAACGGCACGGCAACGGGACGATCCGCGTGACCACTCGCCAAGGTCTGCAGCTACACGGCGTGCGCAAACCCGACCTCAAGCCGGTCATCGCCGACATCGTCGCAAACCTCGGCTCGACGCTCGCGACGTGCGGCGACGTCGTGCGCAACGTCGTCGCGCCGGCCTGGCCGTACGCGCATCCCGCCTACGCCGCCGCGCGCGACGCGGCGGCGGCGATCTCTGCGGAGTTCGCGCCGCGCACCGGCGCATATCTCGAGATCTGGCAGGACGGCCAAGCCGTGCACGAGGCGGGCGGCGAGGACGAGCCGATCTACGGCGCAACGTACCTGCCGCGCAAGTTCAAGATCGCCGTCACCGTCCCCGGCGACAACAGCGTCGACCTGTACACCAACGACGTCGGCGTCGTTCCGGTCTTCGCCGACGACGGTACGCTCGTCGCGTACAACCTCGCCGCCGGCGGCGGCCTCGGGATGACGCACGGCAAGACGACGACGTTTCCGCGGCTCGCCGATCATCTCGGATTGGTGGCGCCGGAGCGTCTGCTCGACGCGGTGCGCGCGATCGTCGTCGTGCAGCGCGACTACGGCGACCGCACCGATCGCAAGCACGCACGGCTCAAGTATCTCATCGCCGATCGCGGGCTGGGCTGGTTTCGCTCCGAGGTCGAGCGCGAAGCGGGGTTCGCGCTGCAGCCGTGGCGCGAACTCCCCGCGTGGGACGATCCGGCGAAGTTCGGCTGGCACGCGCAAGGCGAGGGCGGCTGGTTTCTCGGCCTGTACGTCGCGAGCGGACGGATCAAAGACGAGGGTGAACGCCGGTTGAAGTCGGCGCTGCGCGCGATCGCCGATCGCGGCTACGATTTGGTCGCGACGCCCGGACAGCAAGTGCTCGTCGTCGACGTCCCGGCCGGCGAGCGCGAGACGATCGACGCGCTGCTGCAGGAGCACGGCGTCGAGCCGCCGCTCTCGGTGCCGGCGCTGCGCACCCGAGCGCTGGCATGCCCGGCGCTGCCGACCTGCGGCCTCGCCCTGGCCGAGTCGGAGCGGGCGCTCCCCGCGATCCTCGCCGCAATCGAAGCGGAACTCGCGGCGGCGGGACTTCCGGGCGAGACGATCGCGATCCGCATGACCGGCTGCCCCAACGGCTGCACCCGGCCGTACATGGCGGAGATCGGGATCGTCGGCCAGAGCGCCGATCGCTACCAGCTCTATCTCGGGGGGAGCCCGGCCTCGACGCGCTTGGCGAAACCCTGGCGAGAGAAAGTGCGATCGTGGGAGATCGCGCCGCTTCTGGCACCCCTGTTCGTCGCGTTCCGCAACGATCGCCGTGTGGGCGAATCGTTCGGGGACTGGGCGGCGCGCGACGTTCTCGCTGAGGTAGTTTTGTGA
- a CDS encoding ABC transporter ATP-binding protein, producing the protein MSAFVDVDAVDAGYGRTRVIEGLSLQVGEGEGVALVGRNGMGKTTTIRTILGLCRATRGTVRVAGRDVTRAAPHRIARLGVGLVPEGRRIFAELTVRENLLATAANYGVLAHPWNLADVTTLFPRLGDRMRQLGSRLSGGEQQMLAIARALLLGPRLLVLDEATEGLAPVVREEIWAALRGLRARGLAVLVVDKYLHALAGVAPRAIVIEKGRVAWTGATLALADDPALHDRYLGV; encoded by the coding sequence GTGAGCGCGTTCGTCGACGTCGATGCGGTCGACGCGGGATACGGCCGCACGCGCGTGATCGAAGGGCTCTCGCTGCAGGTCGGCGAGGGTGAAGGCGTTGCGCTCGTCGGCCGCAACGGGATGGGCAAGACGACGACGATCCGCACGATCCTCGGCTTGTGCCGCGCGACGCGCGGCACGGTGCGCGTCGCAGGGCGCGACGTCACGCGCGCCGCGCCGCACCGCATCGCGCGGCTCGGCGTCGGGCTCGTCCCTGAAGGCAGGCGGATCTTCGCGGAACTCACCGTGCGCGAGAATCTGCTCGCGACCGCCGCGAACTACGGCGTCCTCGCGCATCCGTGGAATCTGGCCGACGTGACGACGCTGTTTCCGCGGCTCGGCGATCGCATGCGCCAGCTCGGCAGCCGGCTCTCGGGCGGCGAACAGCAGATGCTCGCGATCGCGCGCGCGCTGCTGCTCGGTCCGCGTCTGCTCGTCCTCGACGAGGCAACCGAGGGGCTCGCGCCGGTGGTGCGCGAGGAGATTTGGGCGGCGCTGCGCGGTTTGCGCGCGCGGGGGCTCGCGGTGCTCGTCGTCGACAAATATCTGCACGCACTCGCCGGCGTCGCGCCGCGCGCCATCGTGATCGAGAAAGGTCGCGTCGCATGGACCGGCGCGACGCTCGCGCTTGCCGACGACCCCGCACTGCACGATCGCTATCTCGGCGTGTGA
- a CDS encoding ABC transporter ATP-binding protein — protein MAEPMLAIHGLRKAFGALVVTDDVDLHVDGGVLHAVIGPNGAGKTTLLAQIAGEVHPDAGTIALRGRDVTSATVDARARLGIARTFQVPQLVDDFTVEEHAMFAAAARPGLRRGVAFAAFRDARLRETAQTALAGAGFDGSAVRRVASLSHGERKQLEIALALVTAPSLLLLDEPLAGLGRTESRTTIALLQQVKADLGIPIVLVEHDMDAVAQLADVVTVLVGGHVIASGAFDAIRSDPRVRAAYLGDT, from the coding sequence ATGGCTGAGCCGATGCTCGCGATCCACGGCCTGCGCAAGGCATTCGGCGCGCTCGTCGTCACCGACGATGTGGACCTGCACGTCGACGGCGGCGTGCTGCACGCGGTGATCGGTCCCAACGGCGCCGGGAAGACGACCCTGCTCGCGCAGATCGCCGGCGAGGTGCACCCCGACGCCGGTACGATCGCGCTGCGCGGGCGCGACGTCACGTCGGCGACCGTCGACGCTCGAGCCCGGCTCGGCATCGCGCGCACGTTTCAGGTCCCGCAGCTCGTCGACGACTTCACCGTCGAGGAGCATGCGATGTTCGCCGCCGCCGCGCGCCCGGGCTTGCGCCGCGGGGTCGCGTTCGCAGCCTTCCGCGATGCGCGCCTGCGCGAAACCGCGCAGACCGCCCTCGCCGGCGCCGGTTTCGACGGCTCGGCCGTGCGCCGCGTCGCGTCGCTCTCGCACGGCGAACGCAAGCAGCTCGAGATCGCGCTCGCGCTGGTCACCGCGCCGTCGCTGCTGCTGCTGGACGAACCGCTCGCCGGGCTCGGACGTACGGAGAGCCGCACGACGATCGCCCTGCTGCAGCAGGTGAAAGCGGACCTTGGAATCCCGATCGTGCTGGTCGAGCACGACATGGACGCCGTCGCACAGCTCGCCGACGTCGTCACCGTCCTCGTCGGCGGGCACGTGATCGCAAGCGGCGCGTTCGATGCGATCCGTTCCGATCCGCGCGTGCGTGCCGCGTATCTGGGTGACACGTGA
- a CDS encoding branched-chain amino acid ABC transporter permease, with translation MVSTPRRRIVLALTLLALVAVLPLSALAGQPFWVNAATRIVIYAIAALGLDLILGYGGMVSFGHAAYFALGGYTVAILAANGVDAALISWPAAILVAAAFAAAVGALSLRTSGIFFIMITLAFAQMIYYATIAVKAFGGADGMSLAARSVVPGIDLRDPRVLYAVTLVMLFGALALAGVLIDSRFGVALRACRGNERRVRALGFSVFRTKLAAFAIAGAIAGLAGALWAEYARFVSPDMGSWTRSGEFLIVAILGGTGTLAGAIFGSTVLLELESLLAGVTEHWMIALGAILLVVVLFAKRGLYGWLAGSSDG, from the coding sequence CTGGTTAGCACGCCGCGCCGGCGCATCGTCCTTGCGCTGACGCTGCTCGCGCTCGTTGCGGTCCTGCCGCTCTCCGCGCTCGCCGGCCAGCCGTTCTGGGTGAACGCCGCGACGCGGATCGTCATCTACGCGATCGCGGCGCTCGGTCTCGATCTGATCCTCGGCTACGGCGGGATGGTCAGCTTCGGGCACGCCGCGTACTTCGCGCTGGGCGGCTACACGGTCGCGATCCTCGCTGCGAACGGCGTCGATGCGGCGCTGATCTCGTGGCCCGCCGCGATCCTCGTCGCCGCCGCGTTCGCCGCCGCCGTCGGCGCGCTCTCGCTGCGCACCAGCGGGATCTTTTTCATCATGATCACCCTGGCGTTCGCGCAGATGATCTACTACGCGACGATCGCGGTGAAGGCGTTCGGCGGCGCCGACGGGATGTCGCTCGCCGCGCGCAGCGTCGTGCCGGGGATCGATCTGCGCGATCCGCGCGTCCTCTACGCGGTGACGCTCGTGATGCTGTTCGGGGCGCTTGCGCTCGCCGGCGTACTGATCGATTCGCGATTCGGCGTCGCCCTGCGCGCGTGCCGCGGCAACGAGCGGCGCGTGCGCGCGCTCGGGTTCTCCGTGTTCCGCACGAAGCTGGCGGCGTTCGCGATCGCGGGTGCGATCGCGGGGCTCGCTGGTGCGCTGTGGGCCGAGTACGCGCGGTTCGTCAGCCCCGACATGGGATCGTGGACGCGTTCGGGCGAGTTTCTGATCGTCGCGATTCTGGGCGGCACGGGAACACTCGCCGGCGCGATCTTCGGCTCGACGGTGCTGCTCGAACTCGAATCGCTGCTGGCCGGCGTCACTGAACATTGGATGATCGCGCTCGGCGCGATCCTGCTGGTCGTGGTGCTCTTCGCGAAGCGTGGGCTCTACGGCTGGCTCGCGGGCTCGTCCGATGGCTGA
- a CDS encoding branched-chain amino acid ABC transporter permease, producing MTLALEQVLNGLQFGVMIFLLAAGLTLVFGIMRVINLAHGSIYMLGAYVAAASEARGLPFAAAVVAGALGAALAGLVVEVVVIRRLYGRDHLDQVLATFALILIANDGVSIVWGKTPLLMSTPPALGGSLALGPLTYPSYRLVLIGAGIAVAVGLYLIVQRTRLGMLMRAGATDREILGALGADVARISTTVFVLGALLAGLAGALLGPILAVQIGMGEQILILTFVAIVLGGLGSIRGAFVGALLVGLVDTLGRAYLPSVFHAVAGPDVADSLGNGLAAVAIYVLMAIVLIWKPRGLFPVGSG from the coding sequence ATGACGCTCGCGCTGGAGCAGGTCCTCAACGGCCTGCAGTTCGGCGTGATGATCTTTCTGCTCGCGGCGGGGCTGACGCTCGTGTTCGGGATCATGCGCGTCATCAATCTCGCGCACGGTTCGATCTACATGCTCGGCGCGTACGTCGCGGCCGCGAGCGAAGCGCGCGGGCTCCCGTTCGCGGCCGCGGTCGTCGCGGGCGCGCTCGGCGCGGCGCTCGCCGGACTCGTCGTCGAGGTGGTGGTGATCCGGCGCCTGTACGGGCGCGATCACCTCGATCAGGTGCTTGCGACGTTCGCGCTGATCCTCATCGCCAACGACGGCGTCTCGATCGTCTGGGGGAAAACGCCGCTCTTGATGTCGACGCCGCCGGCGCTCGGCGGTTCGCTCGCGCTCGGCCCGCTGACGTATCCGTCGTACCGGCTGGTGCTGATCGGCGCGGGGATCGCGGTTGCCGTCGGCCTTTACCTGATCGTTCAGCGAACGCGCCTGGGGATGCTGATGCGCGCCGGAGCGACCGATCGCGAGATCCTCGGCGCGCTCGGCGCCGACGTTGCGCGGATCAGCACGACGGTGTTCGTCCTCGGTGCTCTGCTCGCCGGGCTCGCGGGCGCGCTGCTGGGCCCGATCCTCGCGGTGCAGATCGGGATGGGCGAACAGATTCTGATCCTGACGTTCGTGGCGATCGTCCTCGGCGGGCTCGGCTCGATCCGCGGCGCGTTCGTCGGCGCGCTGCTGGTCGGCCTCGTCGACACGCTGGGACGCGCGTATCTCCCGTCGGTCTTTCACGCGGTCGCCGGTCCCGACGTCGCGGACTCGCTCGGCAACGGTCTCGCGGCGGTCGCGATCTACGTGCTGATGGCGATCGTGCTGATCTGGAAGCCGCGAGGTCTGTTCCCTGTCGGCTCTGGTTAG
- a CDS encoding ABC transporter substrate-binding protein — protein MHKIARASLAALLVLLLGGGAARAAEPVKIGMITTLSTAGGYLGEDVRDGFQLAIDEEHGKLGGVPVQLLVEDDGLKPASGKQIADKYRLQDKVQIFTGIIYSNVALAVVPSLVEDGAFYLSPNAGPSQLAGKGCNKNYFVVSWQNDTPHEATGAYADYLHIPKMVVVAPNYPAGKDAIAGFKRFYHGEIAGEYYTALDQTDYSAEIAKIRDAKADGIFYFLPGGLGINFIKQFTQAGLRKSMKVVLPEFSLESHVVSAIGDDALGLYGTGHWLADLPYPANVAFVKAYTAKYHRDPTPYASQGYDTAKLLAGALRAVGGDVSKADAFRDALRKADFKSTRGAFKFGPNQHPIQDWYSARVVRGKNGKLVIRGFGKILRDTGDVYASQCKL, from the coding sequence ATGCACAAGATTGCTCGCGCGTCATTGGCCGCGCTGTTGGTGCTTTTGCTGGGCGGGGGCGCGGCACGAGCCGCGGAGCCGGTGAAGATCGGGATGATCACCACGCTCTCCACCGCCGGCGGGTATCTCGGCGAAGACGTCCGTGACGGCTTTCAGCTCGCGATCGACGAGGAGCACGGAAAGCTCGGCGGCGTTCCGGTGCAGTTGCTGGTCGAAGACGACGGACTCAAACCCGCGAGCGGCAAGCAGATCGCTGACAAATACCGCCTCCAGGACAAAGTGCAGATCTTCACCGGGATCATCTACTCGAACGTCGCGCTCGCCGTCGTTCCGTCGCTGGTCGAAGACGGCGCGTTCTACCTGAGCCCCAACGCCGGTCCGTCGCAGCTCGCCGGAAAGGGCTGCAACAAGAACTACTTCGTCGTGTCGTGGCAGAACGACACGCCGCACGAGGCGACGGGCGCGTACGCCGACTACCTGCACATTCCGAAGATGGTCGTCGTGGCGCCGAACTATCCCGCCGGGAAAGATGCGATCGCCGGCTTCAAGCGCTTCTACCACGGCGAGATCGCCGGCGAGTACTACACGGCGCTCGATCAGACCGACTACTCCGCCGAGATCGCGAAGATCCGCGACGCGAAAGCCGACGGGATCTTCTATTTCCTCCCCGGCGGCCTGGGGATCAACTTCATCAAGCAGTTCACGCAAGCGGGTCTGCGCAAGTCGATGAAGGTCGTGCTCCCGGAGTTTTCGCTGGAAAGCCACGTCGTCTCGGCGATCGGCGACGACGCGCTGGGGCTCTACGGCACGGGCCACTGGCTGGCCGACCTGCCGTACCCGGCCAACGTCGCGTTCGTGAAGGCGTACACCGCGAAGTACCATCGCGATCCGACGCCGTACGCGAGCCAGGGCTACGACACGGCGAAGCTGCTGGCCGGCGCCCTGCGCGCGGTCGGCGGCGACGTCTCCAAAGCCGACGCGTTCCGCGACGCGCTGCGCAAGGCCGACTTCAAATCGACCCGCGGAGCGTTCAAATTCGGGCCGAACCAGCACCCGATCCAGGACTGGTACAGCGCGCGCGTCGTCCGCGGCAAGAACGGGAAGCTCGTCATCCGCGGGTTCGGGAAGATTCTCCGCGACACCGGCGACGTCTACGCGTCGCAGTGCAAACTCTAG
- a CDS encoding bifunctional salicylyl-CoA 5-hydroxylase/oxidoreductase, with amino-acid sequence MRIVCIGGGPAGLFFSIVMKTARPGAAITVFERNRPNDTFGWGVVFSDQTLGNIAAADPITYERIVAEFVHWDDIDIHYRGRTIRAGGQGFAGIARKKLLQILQERARELGVDLRFETEATEADKAGADVAVIADGANSAIRRAHAQTFGTTLQHGRNRYIWLGTHQRFDAFTFAFERTEHGWFQVHAYQFDADTGTVIVECREETWRAAGLDAASVDESLAFCERLFAPYLGGHGLMSNARHLANPWIGFVLVDNARWYDGNRVLIGDAAHTAHFSIGSGTKLALEDAIGLARALDRNPERERAFAEYEAERRIEVLRLQNAARNSTEWFENVARYASLEPEQFAYSLLTRSQRLGHDNLRLRDRAYVDSLEAWLARSAGAERPVPPMFTPLRLRALELRNRVVVSPMAMYSCVDGTPNDFYLVHLGARAQGGAGLVFTEMTCVAPDARISPGCAGMYRAEHVAGWTRIVDFVHAYTDAKIALQLGHAGPKGSTQRGWEEPDEPLRDGNWPLLGPSPIAFGERNQIPRAMTRDDMDRVKAQFVRAAEMGAACGFDLLELHCAHGYLLSSFITPLTNQRTDAYGGTLENCLRYPLEVFAALRAVWPAHLPMSVRISATDWVPGGITPDDALVVARAFHDAGADLIDVSAGQTSRAARPVYGRMFQTPFSDAIRNELGIATMAVGNITDADMVNGIIASGRADLVALARPHLADPYFTLHAAAQLGYDEQRWPNPYLPGREQLLRTLRRTAALAEVTQ; translated from the coding sequence GTGCGGATCGTCTGCATCGGCGGTGGACCGGCGGGGCTGTTCTTCTCGATCGTGATGAAGACCGCGCGACCCGGCGCCGCGATCACCGTCTTCGAACGCAATCGCCCGAACGACACGTTCGGCTGGGGCGTCGTGTTCTCGGATCAGACGCTGGGAAATATCGCCGCGGCCGATCCGATCACCTACGAGCGGATCGTCGCCGAGTTCGTCCATTGGGACGACATCGACATCCATTACCGCGGGCGCACCATCCGCGCCGGCGGTCAGGGCTTCGCGGGGATCGCGCGCAAGAAACTGCTGCAGATCCTGCAAGAGCGCGCGCGCGAGCTCGGCGTCGACCTGCGCTTCGAGACGGAGGCGACGGAGGCCGACAAGGCGGGCGCCGACGTCGCGGTGATCGCCGACGGCGCCAACAGCGCGATCCGGCGCGCGCACGCGCAAACGTTCGGGACGACGCTCCAGCACGGCCGCAACCGCTACATCTGGCTGGGCACGCACCAGCGCTTCGACGCCTTCACCTTCGCCTTCGAACGCACCGAACACGGCTGGTTCCAGGTGCACGCGTACCAGTTCGACGCCGACACCGGGACGGTGATCGTCGAGTGCCGCGAGGAGACGTGGCGGGCGGCCGGGCTCGACGCCGCGAGCGTCGACGAGTCGCTGGCGTTCTGCGAGCGTCTCTTCGCGCCGTATCTCGGCGGCCACGGCCTGATGAGCAACGCACGACATCTCGCCAACCCCTGGATCGGGTTCGTGCTGGTCGACAACGCCCGCTGGTACGACGGCAACCGCGTGCTGATCGGCGACGCCGCGCACACCGCGCACTTCTCGATCGGATCCGGAACGAAGCTCGCGCTCGAAGACGCGATCGGGCTGGCGCGCGCGCTCGACCGCAATCCCGAACGCGAGCGCGCCTTCGCCGAATACGAGGCGGAGCGTCGCATCGAGGTCCTGCGCCTGCAAAACGCGGCCCGCAACTCGACCGAGTGGTTCGAGAACGTCGCGCGCTACGCGAGCCTCGAACCCGAACAGTTCGCCTACAGCCTGCTGACCCGCAGCCAGCGGCTCGGGCACGACAATCTCCGGCTGCGCGACCGCGCGTACGTCGACTCGCTCGAAGCGTGGCTCGCGCGGAGCGCCGGCGCCGAGAGGCCCGTGCCGCCGATGTTCACGCCGCTTCGCCTGCGCGCGCTCGAACTGCGCAACCGCGTCGTCGTCTCGCCGATGGCGATGTACTCGTGCGTCGACGGGACGCCCAACGACTTCTACCTCGTCCACCTCGGCGCGCGCGCGCAGGGCGGCGCGGGACTCGTGTTCACCGAGATGACCTGCGTCGCGCCGGACGCGCGCATTTCTCCGGGCTGCGCCGGAATGTACCGTGCCGAGCACGTGGCGGGATGGACGCGGATCGTCGATTTCGTGCACGCGTACACCGACGCGAAGATCGCGCTGCAGCTCGGGCATGCCGGACCGAAAGGCTCGACCCAGCGCGGCTGGGAGGAGCCCGACGAACCGCTCCGCGACGGCAACTGGCCGCTGCTCGGACCGTCCCCGATCGCGTTCGGCGAGCGCAATCAGATCCCGCGCGCGATGACGCGGGACGACATGGATCGCGTCAAAGCGCAGTTCGTGCGCGCCGCGGAGATGGGCGCGGCGTGCGGCTTCGATCTGCTCGAACTGCACTGCGCGCACGGCTACTTGCTCTCGAGCTTCATCACCCCGCTGACGAACCAGCGCACCGATGCGTACGGCGGCACGCTCGAGAACTGTCTGCGCTATCCGCTCGAGGTCTTCGCGGCGCTGCGCGCGGTGTGGCCCGCGCATCTCCCGATGTCGGTGCGGATTTCGGCGACGGACTGGGTGCCGGGCGGGATCACGCCCGACGACGCGCTCGTCGTCGCACGCGCGTTCCACGACGCCGGCGCCGACCTGATCGACGTCTCCGCCGGGCAGACGTCGCGGGCGGCGCGGCCGGTCTACGGCCGCATGTTCCAAACGCCGTTCTCCGACGCGATCCGCAACGAGCTCGGGATCGCGACGATGGCGGTCGGCAACATCACCGACGCCGACATGGTGAACGGGATCATCGCGTCGGGCCGCGCCGATTTGGTTGCGCTGGCGCGTCCGCACCTCGCCGACCCGTACTTCACACTGCACGCCGCGGCGCAGCTCGGCTACGACGAGCAGCGTTGGCCGAATCCGTATCTTCCGGGGCGCGAACAGCTGCTGCGCACGCTGCGACGGACCGCCGCGCTCGCGGAGGTGACGCAGTGA
- a CDS encoding SDR family NAD(P)-dependent oxidoreductase, with translation MNAPLAGLHALVTGAGTGIGAAIATALAANGARITLLGRHRDALEAHAATLPASAEALVVLADVADEPAVATAFAAARERHGELAILVNNAGASISKPLAALDRETWDEILRVNLTGSYVCARAAIPAMAAAQNGRVVNIASTAGLVGGPYIAAYAAAKHGVVGLTRALAAEFGKKGVTVNAVCPGFTETSMLDRTLDRIERTTGRTEEQAAQALLARNPLGRFVRPAEVASVVAWLCRAESAAINGQAIVVDGGEVAR, from the coding sequence GTGAACGCACCGCTGGCCGGGCTGCACGCGCTCGTCACCGGCGCGGGGACCGGAATCGGCGCCGCGATCGCCACCGCGCTCGCCGCCAACGGCGCGCGGATCACGCTGCTGGGCCGTCATCGCGATGCGCTTGAGGCGCACGCAGCGACGCTCCCCGCGAGCGCCGAAGCGCTGGTCGTGCTCGCCGACGTCGCCGACGAGCCCGCCGTGGCGACCGCGTTCGCCGCGGCGCGCGAACGTCACGGGGAACTCGCGATCCTGGTCAACAACGCCGGCGCGTCGATCTCCAAGCCGCTGGCCGCGCTCGACCGCGAGACGTGGGACGAGATCCTGCGCGTGAACCTCACCGGCAGTTACGTCTGCGCGCGCGCGGCGATCCCGGCGATGGCGGCGGCGCAGAACGGCCGGGTGGTGAACATCGCGAGCACCGCCGGACTCGTCGGCGGCCCGTACATCGCCGCATACGCGGCAGCGAAACACGGCGTCGTCGGCCTCACCCGCGCGCTCGCCGCCGAGTTCGGCAAGAAGGGCGTGACGGTGAACGCGGTGTGTCCCGGCTTCACCGAGACTTCGATGCTCGATCGCACGCTCGACCGCATCGAACGCACGACGGGACGCACCGAAGAACAGGCCGCGCAGGCGCTGCTGGCGCGCAATCCGCTTGGGCGCTTCGTCCGTCCCGCCGAGGTCGCGAGCGTAGTAGCGTGGCTCTGCCGCGCGGAGTCGGCAGCGATCAACGGTCAGGCGATCGTGGTCGACGGCGGCGAGGTCGCCCGATGA
- a CDS encoding MarR family winged helix-turn-helix transcriptional regulator, which translates to MIEDLLDTESRATDADHLSIRLWLRMLACTNTIEGRVAGNLRASFDTTLPRFDFLSQLERAPHGLRMTEISQRMMVTGGNITRIADQLAAEGLIARTTPAGDRRASIVRLTAAGRRAFAEMARRHERWIVAMFAGLREPERAQLFALLAKLKRHLNTVEGDAE; encoded by the coding sequence ATGATCGAGGACCTGCTCGACACCGAGTCGCGCGCGACCGACGCGGACCATCTTTCGATCCGGCTGTGGCTGCGCATGCTCGCCTGCACCAACACGATCGAAGGCCGCGTCGCGGGGAATCTGCGCGCGTCGTTCGACACCACGCTCCCGCGGTTCGACTTTCTCTCGCAGCTCGAGCGCGCGCCGCACGGCCTGCGGATGACCGAGATCTCGCAGCGGATGATGGTGACCGGCGGCAACATCACGCGCATCGCCGATCAGCTCGCCGCCGAAGGGCTGATCGCGCGCACGACGCCGGCGGGCGACCGGCGCGCATCGATCGTACGGCTGACCGCGGCCGGCCGGCGCGCCTTCGCCGAGATGGCCCGGCGCCACGAACGCTGGATCGTCGCGATGTTCGCCGGGCTGCGCGAGCCGGAGCGCGCGCAGCTCTTCGCGCTGCTCGCGAAGCTCAAACGCCATCTCAACACCGTCGAGGGCGACGCCGAATGA